The Christiangramia forsetii KT0803 DNA segment ATGCGATAGATGGAAAAGTAAATGTGGTAAATGTTTGGAAAGAAAATGTCAATATTAATTTTGGCGAGGAAGATGTGAAAATAGGGGATTATGCATTCCGCTCTCTGGAAGCAGCTACTATTGCTCTAAAAAAAGATGAAATCGATGTATTGGTGACAGCTCCAATTAATAAAGCAACGATACAATCTGATAAATTCAAATTTCCAGGTCATACAGATTACCTTGCACAAGAGCTGGGTGGAGAAAGTCTCATGTTTATGATCACAGATAACCTGAAAATTGGTTTATTAACAGATCATGTTGCACTTAAAGATATAGCTTCGGTGATTACTCCTGAATTGATTGAAAAGAAAATTAAAACTATTCAGAAAACCTTAAAGCAGGATTTTAGAGTTCAGAAACCAAAAATTGCTGTTTTAGGAATTAATCCACATAGTGGAGATAACGGGGTAATAGGTAAGGAGGATGAGGAAATATTAAAACCTACTATTCAAAAGATACGGGATAAAGGAGACCTTGTCTTTGGGCCATATTCAGCAGATAGCTTTTTTGGATCCAAGAACTACAAGAATTTTGATGCCGTAGTCGCCTCTTATCACGACCAGGGATTAATACCGTTTAAAACCCTTTCTTTTGGGATGGGAGTTAATTTTACTGCGGGACTAACAAAGGTGAGAACGTCGCCAGACCATGGTACCGCTTTTGAGATCGCCGGAAAGAATGAAGCTAATATCAATTCATTTAAGGAAGCTGTATTTAAAGGAATCGAGATATATAAGGCTCGGGAAGAATATAAAGTTTTGACCGAAAATCCGTTGAAGAAACAAGGCAAGAAGATATAAACAAAAATTTGTTTATAAAAAGTACATAATTGATTAATTTTTATATCTTTGCACCCG contains these protein-coding regions:
- the pdxA gene encoding 4-hydroxythreonine-4-phosphate dehydrogenase PdxA, encoding MKQSEMIKLGISIGDLNGIGSEIVLKTFDDSRMLDFCTPIIFASSKILNFLKKHYKLSMHFQGIDHPSNAIDGKVNVVNVWKENVNINFGEEDVKIGDYAFRSLEAATIALKKDEIDVLVTAPINKATIQSDKFKFPGHTDYLAQELGGESLMFMITDNLKIGLLTDHVALKDIASVITPELIEKKIKTIQKTLKQDFRVQKPKIAVLGINPHSGDNGVIGKEDEEILKPTIQKIRDKGDLVFGPYSADSFFGSKNYKNFDAVVASYHDQGLIPFKTLSFGMGVNFTAGLTKVRTSPDHGTAFEIAGKNEANINSFKEAVFKGIEIYKAREEYKVLTENPLKKQGKKI